From the Bacteroidia bacterium genome, one window contains:
- a CDS encoding M24 family metallopeptidase: MDLTAIQSALREAGLDGWLFYDFHNRDAIAARILKMDTSRFASRRWFYFIPAQGEAQKLVHRIEPWRCDHLPGEKHVYLPWPQLRQLLKDMLGDAKKVAMQYSPLNNIPYVSIVDAGTVDLIRSFGVEVVSSGDLVGRFEAHLSMDDWDSHKEAGEVMQMVKDETFREVARRIKAGQRPREVEIQHFMHDLMRTNGMHWEDGPIVAINEHAADPHFEPTEENSVEMKEGDLLLLDLWAKKNKPGAIYYDITWMGYIGTDVPQRITDIFNVARDARNAGLQMVRERFASGTQLAGWEVDDAVRKVIVDAGYGEYFVHRTGHNIGLEVHGNGGHIDNLETMDERLILPGTCFSIEPGIYMEHEKLGFRTEIDVFVTDEGAVEVTGAIQEHVIPILTLS; encoded by the coding sequence ATGGATCTCACTGCCATTCAATCCGCTCTTCGCGAGGCCGGTCTCGACGGCTGGCTGTTTTACGACTTTCATAACCGCGACGCCATTGCTGCGCGAATCCTTAAAATGGATACCAGCCGCTTCGCCTCGCGCCGCTGGTTCTACTTCATTCCCGCACAGGGCGAAGCACAGAAACTTGTGCACCGCATCGAACCCTGGCGCTGCGATCATCTGCCGGGCGAAAAGCATGTGTACCTGCCCTGGCCGCAACTCCGCCAACTCCTGAAGGATATGCTCGGCGATGCAAAGAAAGTGGCCATGCAGTACTCGCCGCTCAACAATATTCCCTACGTCTCCATCGTGGATGCCGGCACCGTAGACCTTATCCGCAGCTTCGGCGTCGAAGTGGTTTCCAGCGGCGACCTTGTGGGGCGTTTCGAAGCGCATCTCTCCATGGACGACTGGGATAGCCACAAAGAAGCCGGTGAGGTCATGCAGATGGTGAAGGACGAGACCTTCCGCGAGGTCGCCCGCCGTATCAAGGCCGGCCAGCGTCCGCGCGAGGTGGAGATCCAACATTTTATGCACGATCTGATGCGTACCAACGGCATGCACTGGGAAGACGGTCCCATCGTCGCTATCAATGAGCATGCCGCTGATCCGCATTTCGAGCCGACGGAGGAGAACAGTGTGGAAATGAAGGAAGGCGATCTTCTTCTGCTCGACCTCTGGGCCAAGAAAAACAAACCGGGAGCCATTTATTACGATATCACCTGGATGGGCTACATCGGTACCGATGTGCCACAGCGTATCACGGACATTTTCAACGTCGCGCGTGACGCCCGCAATGCAGGTCTGCAGATGGTACGGGAACGCTTCGCCTCCGGGACACAGCTCGCTGGTTGGGAAGTGGACGACGCGGTGCGTAAGGTGATCGTGGACGCCGGTTACGGCGAGTATTTCGTACATCGCACCGGTCACAACATCGGCCTCGAAGTACATGGAAACGGCGGCCACATTGATAACCTGGAAACCATGGACGAGCGCCTCATCCTGCCGGGCACCTGCTTCAGCATTGAACCCGGCATTTACATGGAGCATGAGAAGCTCGGCTTCCGCACAGAAATCGATGTCTTCGTTACAGACGAGGGCGCCGTCGAAGTAACTGGTGCGATACAGGAGCACGTCATCCCCATTCTCACTCTCTCGTAA
- a CDS encoding sodium:solute symporter family protein, with amino-acid sequence MYTYMFVILAYLIALTAYNFYQARKVKTQDDMMVAGRSLGVTKMVFTLVCTWIGSGTFIAGAEYAFRAGWSSMWMPAGAWAGIAIIYFLAAKIRTFGQYTIGDILEERYGKFARLFGAVVLVIAFTTIVSYQFRAGGYILNVITDGAISVEMGQALAAAFVILFTAIGGMIAVAHTDLPNGIIIVLACIIAVPFVVVTAGGFGAPAEVLPASHMMLISPEFGQYPFLKGFSYFLATMFLLLGVQSMYQKFYSAKTAADAKKAVALWIVGTIVVETVVIVIAIYAASYFWNDTSIDPAAIVLHAARNMVPAPVGLLLLGAAVVVVLSTGMNYLLSPSTNLMRDIYQRFINPDAPQQRMVALQKVLIVVLGFAAFLMIFIPTVLKSEISVLKYAYFAYTLYGVAITPALLAALAWKRATKMGGLASIISGAFMAIVFDIVIPYGFPQVMVSGDPWGIPSIYPALFVSISALVIVSYMTPKPDAKLLEKLFPQQT; translated from the coding sequence ATGTACACCTACATGTTCGTGATTCTGGCCTATCTGATCGCTCTCACGGCCTACAATTTTTACCAGGCTCGCAAGGTCAAAACGCAGGACGACATGATGGTCGCGGGCCGTAGTCTCGGCGTGACCAAAATGGTCTTCACGCTTGTCTGTACCTGGATTGGTTCGGGGACTTTCATCGCCGGAGCAGAGTACGCGTTCCGCGCGGGCTGGAGCTCCATGTGGATGCCTGCCGGTGCCTGGGCGGGGATCGCCATCATCTACTTTCTCGCCGCGAAAATCCGCACCTTCGGGCAATACACTATCGGCGATATCCTCGAGGAACGGTACGGTAAGTTCGCGCGACTCTTCGGTGCCGTCGTGCTGGTCATCGCCTTCACTACTATCGTCTCCTATCAGTTCCGTGCCGGTGGGTACATTCTCAATGTTATCACCGACGGAGCAATCAGTGTGGAAATGGGACAAGCACTCGCCGCGGCCTTCGTGATTCTGTTTACCGCTATCGGCGGCATGATCGCTGTGGCACATACGGATTTGCCAAACGGCATAATCATCGTGCTGGCATGTATTATCGCGGTACCGTTTGTGGTGGTCACCGCCGGGGGATTTGGCGCGCCCGCAGAAGTGCTTCCCGCTTCGCACATGATGCTGATATCGCCGGAGTTCGGGCAGTATCCGTTCCTGAAGGGCTTCAGTTATTTCCTGGCCACGATGTTTCTGCTGCTTGGCGTGCAAAGCATGTATCAGAAGTTCTACAGTGCCAAGACCGCAGCGGACGCAAAAAAGGCGGTGGCGTTGTGGATTGTCGGAACGATTGTGGTCGAGACCGTGGTCATTGTGATCGCGATTTATGCCGCCAGTTATTTCTGGAACGATACTTCCATCGATCCCGCCGCTATCGTGCTGCACGCAGCACGGAACATGGTGCCCGCGCCCGTGGGCTTGTTACTGCTCGGAGCGGCTGTGGTCGTGGTACTCTCCACCGGCATGAATTATCTGTTGAGTCCGTCCACGAATCTCATGCGCGATATCTATCAGCGCTTCATCAATCCCGACGCGCCGCAGCAACGCATGGTGGCGTTGCAGAAAGTCCTTATCGTCGTTCTGGGCTTCGCTGCCTTTCTGATGATTTTCATACCGACGGTGCTGAAATCAGAAATCTCCGTGCTCAAATACGCGTACTTCGCGTACACCTTGTATGGGGTCGCCATCACACCGGCGCTGCTCGCCGCTCTCGCATGGAAGCGCGCCACAAAAATGGGCGGGCTTGCAAGTATCATTTCCGGTGCGTTCATGGCCATCGTATTCGACATAGTCATCCCGTACGGTTTTCCGCAGGTGATGGTGTCGGGGGATCCGTGGGGGATTCCGAGCATCTATCCCGCGCTTTTTGTTTCCATCAGCGCGCTGGTCATTGTCAGCTACATGACACCGAAACCGGACGCGAAACTTCTGGAGAAGCTGTTTCCACAGCAGACCTGA